The proteins below are encoded in one region of Haladaptatus sp. R4:
- a CDS encoding Cdc6/Cdc18 family protein — protein MSDENTDSPNERDGHTSRGFEGIDLDDVVLDDSDEDGNHGLFDDLLSGEPIFENKEVLRPSYTPHELPHRKEQINRMATILVAALRGETPSNILIYGKTGTGKTASAKFVSQELERTSQKYEVPCEVEYINCEITDTQYRVLAQLANKFIENNLAEIEGRIEELQDIRDGVAAESQQLENIDFSSLTEIEDRIEELEADAEEIEPVPMTGWPTDRVYNTFFEAVDYQERVVVIMLDEIDKLVEKSGDDTLYNLSRMNSELDNSRVSIMGISNDLKFTDFLDPRVKSSLGEEEIVFPPYDANQLRDILQHRAEVAFKEDALSDDVIPLCAAFAAQEHGDARRALDLLRTAGELAERDQAERVEEGHVRKAQDKIELDRVVEVVRTLPTQSKLVLFSTISLEKNGVHNINTGEVYNVYKHLCEEIDADILTQRRVTDLISELDMLGIVNAVVVSKGRYGRTKEISLSVPIDETEAVLQSDSRLGNIDDIQPFMQQARFDS, from the coding sequence ATGTCAGACGAGAATACAGACTCGCCGAACGAACGAGACGGCCACACGAGTCGTGGTTTCGAGGGTATCGATTTGGACGATGTCGTCTTGGACGACTCGGACGAAGACGGAAACCACGGCCTGTTCGACGACCTGCTCAGTGGCGAGCCGATTTTCGAGAACAAGGAAGTGCTTCGGCCTTCCTACACGCCACACGAACTACCGCACCGAAAAGAGCAGATCAACCGCATGGCGACCATCCTCGTCGCCGCACTCCGCGGTGAGACACCATCGAACATCCTGATCTACGGAAAGACCGGTACCGGAAAGACAGCGAGTGCCAAATTCGTCAGTCAGGAACTGGAACGCACGTCACAGAAATACGAGGTTCCCTGTGAGGTCGAGTACATCAACTGCGAGATAACCGACACGCAATATCGCGTCCTCGCACAACTCGCCAACAAGTTCATCGAGAACAACCTCGCCGAAATCGAGGGCCGAATCGAAGAGCTACAGGATATCCGCGATGGCGTCGCTGCCGAGTCCCAACAACTCGAAAACATCGACTTCTCGTCGCTGACGGAAATCGAGGATCGAATCGAGGAACTCGAAGCCGACGCAGAGGAAATCGAACCCGTCCCGATGACCGGGTGGCCGACCGACCGCGTGTACAACACCTTCTTCGAGGCCGTCGACTATCAGGAACGCGTCGTCGTCATCATGCTGGACGAAATCGATAAACTGGTCGAGAAATCCGGCGACGATACCCTCTACAACCTTTCGCGGATGAACTCGGAACTCGACAACTCGCGGGTGTCGATCATGGGTATCAGCAACGACCTGAAATTCACCGACTTCCTCGACCCCCGCGTCAAATCCAGCCTTGGCGAAGAAGAAATCGTCTTCCCGCCGTACGACGCGAACCAACTCCGGGACATCCTCCAGCACCGCGCGGAAGTGGCGTTCAAGGAGGACGCCCTCTCGGACGACGTGATTCCGCTGTGTGCTGCGTTCGCCGCACAGGAACACGGTGACGCTCGCCGCGCGCTCGACTTGCTCCGAACGGCGGGCGAACTCGCCGAGCGTGATCAGGCCGAGCGCGTGGAGGAAGGGCACGTCCGGAAGGCACAGGACAAGATCGAACTCGACCGTGTGGTCGAAGTCGTCAGAACCCTTCCCACTCAGTCGAAACTCGTCCTCTTCTCGACCATCTCGCTGGAGAAAAACGGCGTCCACAACATCAACACGGGCGAGGTGTACAACGTCTACAAACACCTCTGCGAAGAGATCGACGCCGACATCCTCACCCAGCGCCGCGTCACCGACCTCATCAGCGAACTCGACATGCTCGGTATCGTCAACGCCGTCGTCGTTTCGAAGGGTCGGTACGGGCGGACGAAGGAAATCAGCCTCTCGGTCCCGATCGACGAAACGGAGGCCGTCCTCCAGTCCGATTCACGACTCGGCAACATCGACGACATCCAACCGTTCATGCAACAGGCACGGTTCGATAGCTAA
- a CDS encoding DedA family protein codes for MALMSFTTDRRSVRTFVADYGVFLLAGGFALTAVAGVLLFLFGDKSLAKQWLHQYGLFALFFIFILEGAMMLYFAPSESLVPIGVTLLPASSHDYTTIVTILLVAVVGATIGQYVLFSLAKRGGREYLLEKPWFRVSESSLNRFDGWFQRWGRVVVPVSNALLFTRGMLTVPAGFAEMDDWEFIVLSALGTLIFESWLAALALYITKTDLPSFLHF; via the coding sequence TTGGCACTGATGTCGTTCACCACGGATCGTCGGTCGGTTCGAACGTTCGTCGCCGATTATGGCGTTTTCCTGCTCGCCGGTGGATTTGCGCTCACGGCAGTTGCCGGAGTCCTTCTCTTCCTGTTCGGCGACAAATCGCTCGCGAAACAGTGGCTCCACCAGTACGGTCTGTTCGCCCTGTTCTTTATCTTCATCCTGGAAGGGGCGATGATGCTGTACTTCGCGCCGAGCGAGAGTCTCGTTCCCATCGGTGTCACGCTCCTGCCGGCCTCGTCACACGACTACACGACCATCGTGACCATCCTTCTAGTTGCCGTCGTCGGCGCAACCATCGGCCAGTACGTGCTCTTCTCGCTCGCCAAGCGCGGCGGCCGGGAGTATCTGCTCGAAAAACCGTGGTTCCGTGTCAGCGAATCCTCGCTCAACAGGTTCGACGGTTGGTTTCAACGATGGGGCCGCGTCGTCGTTCCCGTCAGCAACGCGCTTCTGTTCACCCGTGGGATGCTCACGGTCCCTGCCGGATTCGCGGAGATGGACGACTGGGAGTTTATCGTCCTCTCGGCGCTCGGAACGCTCATCTTCGAATCGTGGCTCGCCGCCCTCGCGCTCTACATCACCAAAACCGACCTCCCCAGCTTTCTCCACTTCTGA
- a CDS encoding DUF2073 domain-containing protein, with amino-acid sequence MPEVKNSDDGVQVDLIGGERMAGKTSMEKIRMILDGVRDGNIVILEEGLSPDEESKLIEVTMTEISPDEFSGIEIETYPRSKTSDGGLLGRLMGRESTDSKLTVIGPANQIETLHKDENLISALISHK; translated from the coding sequence ATGCCAGAAGTGAAAAATTCAGACGACGGCGTCCAAGTCGACCTCATCGGTGGTGAGCGGATGGCCGGGAAAACCAGTATGGAGAAGATCCGGATGATACTGGACGGTGTCCGTGATGGAAATATCGTTATCCTAGAGGAGGGGCTCTCCCCCGACGAGGAGAGCAAGCTCATCGAGGTGACGATGACCGAGATCAGCCCCGACGAGTTCAGTGGTATCGAAATCGAGACCTACCCTCGCTCGAAGACATCCGACGGTGGCTTACTCGGTCGGTTGATGGGTCGTGAGTCGACCGATTCGAAACTCACGGTTATCGGCCCCGCAAACCAGATCGAGACGCTTCACAAGGACGAGAATCTCATCAGCGCGCTCATCTCCCACAAATAA
- a CDS encoding ferredoxin: MKIEYDRNTCTGMFQCTAEWDQFVENREEGKADLLDSEEEEEGIFVRDVPEGAEFDAEMAARVCPVDAIKVYDDDGEQIV, encoded by the coding sequence ATGAAGATCGAATACGACCGGAACACCTGTACGGGAATGTTCCAATGTACCGCGGAATGGGATCAGTTCGTGGAAAACCGCGAGGAAGGCAAAGCCGATTTGCTCGACAGCGAAGAAGAGGAGGAAGGAATCTTCGTCCGCGACGTTCCCGAGGGGGCGGAGTTCGACGCCGAGATGGCCGCCCGTGTCTGTCCCGTGGACGCCATCAAGGTGTACGACGACGACGGTGAACAGATCGTCTGA
- a CDS encoding Era-like GTP-binding protein: MGLFTGLRQSIARVTDKLFSSEEPKRIGIYGPPNAGKTTLANRIARDWTGDAVGPESHVPHETRRARRKENVEIERDGRKVTIDIVDTPGVTTKVDYEEFLDHDMDKEDAVRRSREATEGVAEAMHWLREDVDGVIYVLDSSTDPFTQVNTMLIGIIESQDLPVLILANKTDLDDSSVQRIRNAYPQHETIPLSALEGDNMDEVYTKIAEYFG, from the coding sequence ATGGGATTGTTTACTGGTCTCAGGCAAAGTATTGCACGTGTGACCGACAAGCTCTTCTCGTCAGAAGAGCCAAAACGGATCGGTATCTATGGACCGCCAAACGCTGGAAAAACGACGCTCGCCAACCGCATCGCCCGCGATTGGACTGGCGACGCCGTCGGTCCGGAAAGCCACGTTCCACACGAAACACGGCGCGCACGACGGAAGGAAAACGTCGAAATCGAACGCGACGGTCGGAAAGTCACCATCGACATCGTAGACACGCCGGGTGTCACGACCAAAGTCGATTACGAGGAGTTCCTCGACCACGATATGGACAAAGAAGACGCCGTCCGTCGTTCCCGCGAGGCGACCGAAGGCGTCGCGGAAGCGATGCATTGGCTCCGCGAGGATGTCGACGGCGTCATCTACGTTCTCGATAGCTCGACTGACCCGTTCACGCAGGTGAACACGATGCTTATCGGTATCATCGAAAGTCAGGATCTGCCGGTGCTTATCCTCGCGAACAAAACCGACCTCGACGATTCGAGCGTCCAGCGGATTCGCAACGCGTATCCGCAACACGAGACGATTCCACTCTCCGCACTGGAGGGTGATAACATGGATGAAGTGTACACGAAGATCGCGGAGTACTTCGGGTGA
- a CDS encoding nucleoside phosphorylase, whose product MKIPNYGDKYDAPALFSPEDAVDAHGGALPDMPKAVILGFEDELRSAAENRATESVNYVRSQELQLLDENVGFIGGFGIGPTVTGIVAENAIAAGAEVVCILCGCAGLQTDIPLTDAILPTRAIRDEGISYHYLPGDEQVESTPELTDHLDSALAAAGIETHRGPTWSMGAMYRETIPEIEHYANEGVLSLGMAEASLLAVAAYRGVDAGVVHQIGDYLTADEWVPNSDEQSTLPSMLDPTIEALRRYVS is encoded by the coding sequence ATGAAAATCCCGAATTACGGCGACAAGTACGATGCTCCGGCGCTGTTCTCGCCGGAGGATGCGGTTGACGCTCATGGCGGAGCGTTGCCCGACATGCCGAAAGCGGTCATCCTCGGATTCGAGGACGAGTTGCGTTCGGCGGCGGAGAACCGGGCGACGGAGAGCGTGAATTACGTTCGGAGTCAGGAACTGCAACTGCTGGACGAAAACGTGGGATTCATCGGGGGGTTCGGTATCGGCCCGACGGTGACGGGAATCGTCGCCGAAAACGCGATTGCGGCGGGAGCCGAAGTCGTTTGCATTCTCTGTGGCTGTGCCGGATTGCAGACGGACATCCCACTGACGGACGCGATTTTGCCGACGCGCGCGATCCGCGACGAGGGAATCTCGTATCATTACTTGCCGGGCGATGAGCAGGTAGAATCGACGCCGGAGCTGACCGATCATCTCGATTCCGCGCTTGCCGCGGCCGGAATCGAGACACACCGCGGACCGACGTGGTCGATGGGTGCGATGTACCGCGAGACGATTCCCGAAATCGAACACTACGCGAACGAGGGTGTTCTGTCGCTCGGCATGGCGGAGGCTTCCCTGCTCGCGGTTGCGGCGTATCGGGGCGTCGATGCGGGTGTCGTCCACCAAATCGGAGACTATCTCACGGCCGACGAATGGGTGCCGAATTCCGACGAACAGTCCACCCTTCCATCGATGCTCGATCCAACGATTGAAGCGCTTCGAAGGTACGTTTCGTGA
- a CDS encoding ammonium transporter has protein sequence MSDLEVIAQGINLLWVLIATFLIFFMHAGFAMLEAGQVRSKNVANQLTKNLLTWSVGVMTFFLLGAALSSIVGHLTGATGAWSVVGEFAAILAPTDVNTWVDWLFGAVFAMTAATIVSGAVAGRCKLRTYVGYTILLAGVFYPVVVGFTWAGGFLSSLGFHDFAGGMIVHGMGGLAGLTAAWIIGPRLGRFEEDGTANVIPGHSVTFAALGTLILAFGWYGFNVGTAATVFSVENGTISLAAFETVGRVALVTTLGMGAGTLGAGAVSLIRTGKVDTLYVANGLLAGLVGITAIADDIVWPGAIIVGLLAGAQLPFVFEFVEKRLQIDDVCAVFPVHGSAGILGTLVYPFVAVGTWQSFSLGTVLSGLAVQATGIAVIGLWIVGATVVVFGGARKLGQARVTPHHEKEGLDASEHGVETYPEFGHEGTHGVVPESLRTDGGRPNGGKIKLVTAIVRPDKLGDVKRGLAEVGAPSLTVTNVSGRGNQPAKLGQWRGEEYVVDLHQKVKVECVVADIPAEEVAEAIRDAATTGEPGDGKVFILPVEDAYQVRTGKQGQDAV, from the coding sequence ATGAGTGACCTCGAAGTAATCGCACAGGGAATCAACCTCCTCTGGGTGCTCATCGCGACCTTCCTCATCTTCTTCATGCACGCTGGCTTCGCCATGCTGGAAGCCGGTCAGGTTCGCTCGAAAAACGTCGCCAACCAGTTGACGAAAAACCTCCTGACGTGGAGCGTCGGCGTGATGACCTTCTTTCTCTTGGGGGCGGCACTTTCGAGTATCGTCGGTCATCTGACCGGGGCGACCGGAGCGTGGTCGGTCGTCGGTGAGTTCGCCGCCATCCTCGCGCCGACCGACGTCAATACGTGGGTCGACTGGCTGTTCGGTGCGGTCTTCGCTATGACCGCCGCGACGATCGTCAGCGGTGCAGTCGCGGGTCGGTGTAAGCTCCGCACGTACGTGGGCTACACCATCCTTCTCGCGGGGGTCTTCTATCCCGTCGTCGTCGGATTCACGTGGGCGGGTGGCTTCCTCTCGTCGCTCGGGTTTCACGACTTCGCGGGAGGGATGATCGTTCACGGGATGGGTGGCCTCGCCGGATTGACCGCCGCGTGGATCATCGGTCCGCGCCTCGGTCGGTTCGAGGAGGACGGAACCGCGAACGTCATTCCGGGTCACTCGGTGACGTTCGCGGCCCTCGGAACGCTCATCCTCGCCTTCGGATGGTACGGGTTCAACGTCGGCACCGCCGCGACGGTGTTTTCGGTGGAAAACGGGACGATTTCGCTGGCCGCGTTCGAAACGGTCGGACGGGTCGCGCTCGTCACGACGCTCGGGATGGGAGCGGGGACGCTCGGCGCGGGAGCGGTATCCCTGATACGGACCGGAAAGGTGGATACGCTCTACGTCGCGAACGGCTTGCTCGCCGGACTCGTCGGTATCACGGCGATTGCCGACGACATCGTGTGGCCGGGCGCGATTATCGTCGGCCTGCTGGCGGGTGCGCAACTCCCGTTCGTGTTCGAGTTCGTCGAAAAACGGCTCCAGATCGACGACGTCTGTGCGGTGTTCCCGGTCCACGGATCGGCCGGTATCCTCGGGACGTTGGTGTATCCGTTCGTCGCAGTCGGGACCTGGCAGAGTTTCAGCCTCGGAACGGTGCTCTCGGGACTCGCGGTGCAAGCGACCGGCATTGCGGTGATCGGTCTTTGGATCGTCGGAGCGACCGTAGTGGTCTTCGGCGGTGCACGAAAGCTCGGTCAGGCGCGTGTCACTCCGCACCACGAGAAGGAAGGGTTGGACGCGAGCGAACACGGTGTCGAGACCTATCCCGAGTTCGGTCACGAGGGCACGCACGGTGTCGTTCCCGAAAGCCTCCGCACGGATGGTGGACGACCGAACGGCGGAAAGATAAAGCTCGTTACGGCCATCGTTCGCCCCGACAAGTTGGGAGACGTGAAACGGGGACTCGCCGAAGTCGGTGCCCCGAGCCTCACCGTCACGAACGTCAGCGGGCGGGGGAACCAACCCGCCAAACTCGGTCAGTGGCGCGGCGAGGAGTACGTCGTTGACTTACACCAAAAGGTGAAGGTGGAGTGCGTCGTCGCCGATATCCCCGCCGAAGAGGTTGCCGAGGCGATTCGTGACGCCGCAACCACCGGCGAACCCGGAGACGGGAAGGTATTCATCCTCCCCGTAGAGGACGCATATCAAGTTCGGACGGGGAAACAGGGACAGGATGCCGTGTAG
- the hemB gene encoding porphobilinogen synthase: protein MDLTDRPRRLRRDGIRELVSETTLDASDLIAPVFVDATTDERVEIESMPGHERVPIDESVARVREVLETGVRSVMLFGIPESKDERGSRAWAEDGVVQEATRRITDETDATVITDVCLCEYTDHGHCGIVEDHAADDPRLTVKNDETLDLLQKVAVSHAEAGAEMVAPSSMTDGMVGAIRTGLDEAGFSDVPIMSYAAKYESAFYGPFRDAADGAPAFGNRRHYQMDPANAREAMREVELDVEQGADILMVKPALPYLDIVRDIRAEYDHPVAAYNVSGEYAMLHAASEKGWLNLQETALESLLSIKRAGADLILTYFAEDIADELA from the coding sequence ATGGACCTCACCGACCGTCCACGTCGGCTTCGTCGTGACGGAATCCGCGAGTTGGTCAGCGAAACGACCCTCGACGCGAGCGACCTCATCGCACCCGTGTTCGTCGATGCGACGACGGACGAGCGAGTCGAGATCGAGTCGATGCCCGGACACGAGCGCGTGCCGATCGACGAAAGCGTCGCACGAGTACGGGAGGTGCTGGAGACCGGTGTCCGTTCGGTGATGCTGTTCGGCATCCCGGAGTCGAAAGACGAGCGAGGGAGTCGCGCGTGGGCCGAGGACGGCGTCGTGCAGGAAGCGACGCGCCGGATCACGGACGAGACGGACGCGACGGTCATCACCGACGTCTGTCTCTGTGAGTACACCGACCACGGCCACTGTGGAATCGTGGAGGACCACGCCGCCGACGACCCGCGACTCACGGTGAAAAACGACGAAACGCTCGACCTACTGCAAAAGGTCGCCGTCTCGCACGCGGAGGCGGGCGCGGAGATGGTCGCCCCCAGTAGCATGACGGACGGAATGGTCGGCGCGATTCGAACTGGGTTGGACGAGGCGGGCTTTTCGGACGTCCCCATCATGAGCTACGCCGCCAAATACGAGTCGGCGTTTTACGGGCCGTTCCGTGACGCTGCGGACGGTGCTCCCGCGTTCGGGAACCGACGGCACTACCAGATGGACCCGGCCAACGCACGCGAGGCCATGCGCGAAGTCGAACTCGACGTCGAACAGGGTGCGGACATCCTGATGGTCAAACCCGCACTGCCGTACCTCGACATCGTGCGGGACATTCGAGCGGAGTACGACCATCCGGTCGCCGCATACAACGTCTCCGGAGAGTACGCGATGCTGCACGCCGCGAGCGAGAAGGGGTGGCTCAACCTTCAGGAGACGGCGTTGGAATCCCTGCTTTCGATCAAACGCGCGGGTGCGGACCTGATTCTGACGTACTTCGCGGAAGACATCGCCGACGAACTCGCGTAG
- a CDS encoding Zn-ribbon containing protein has product MPSDSPTDPTVDSSTDSPTDSPVDPPTDSPADSPVDPTVDSSEDRAQASARSEIVPEDELPERPGSDGTGTVIKPPEDDDQPSLDELREELNSQFESIKVVEPGQYELNLMELYERDEYIIAMRENGRYVIQVPDSWTGPVDS; this is encoded by the coding sequence TTGCCATCCGATTCCCCGACCGATCCAACCGTCGATTCGTCAACGGATTCCCCGACCGATTCGCCAGTCGATCCGCCAACGGACTCTCCGGCCGATTCACCAGTCGATCCAACCGTCGATTCGAGCGAGGATCGGGCACAGGCGAGTGCCCGTTCCGAAATCGTTCCGGAAGACGAACTCCCGGAGCGTCCAGGTTCTGACGGAACGGGGACGGTCATCAAACCGCCCGAGGACGACGACCAACCGAGTCTCGATGAGCTCCGGGAGGAGCTCAACAGTCAATTCGAGAGCATCAAGGTGGTCGAACCGGGCCAGTACGAACTCAACCTGATGGAACTCTACGAACGCGACGAGTACATTATCGCCATGCGGGAGAACGGTCGCTACGTCATTCAGGTTCCCGACTCGTGGACCGGCCCGGTCGATAGCTGA